In Procambarus clarkii isolate CNS0578487 chromosome 5, FALCON_Pclarkii_2.0, whole genome shotgun sequence, the following are encoded in one genomic region:
- the LOC123766268 gene encoding probable serine/threonine-protein kinase clkA has translation MTPTTTTKSVITTSDMIVKNNSNKANDSNSNKANDNNSNKANENNSNKANENNSNKANDSNSNKANENNSNKANDNNSNKANENNSNKANDNNSNKANDNNSNKANDNNSNKANDNNSNKANDSNSNKANDNNSNKANDSNSNKANDNNSNKANDSNSNKANDNNSNKANDNNRDDSNNNNNNKAGYNNSNNTNNNHK, from the coding sequence ATgacgccaacaacaacaacaaaatcagTCATCACAACATCAGATATGATTGTAAAAAACAACAGTAATAAAGCTAACGACAGCAACAGTAATAAAGCTAACGACAACAACAGTAATAAAGCTAACGAGAACAACAGTAATAAAGCTAACGAGAACAACAGTAATAAAGCTAACGACAGCAACAGTAATAAAGCTAACGAGAACAACAGTAATAAAGCTAACGACAACAACAGTAATAAAGCTAACGAGAACAACAGTAATAAAGCTAACGACAACAACAGTAATAAAGCTAACGACAACAACAGTAATAAAGCTAACGACAACAACAGTAATAAAGCTAACGACAACAACAGTAATAAAGCTAACGACAGCAACAGTAATAAAGCTAACGACAACAACAGTAATAAAGCTAACGACAGCAACAGTAATAAAGCTAACGACAACAACAGTAATAAAGCTAACGACAGCAACAGTAATAAAGCTAACGACAACAACAGTAATAAAGCTAACGACAACAACAGAGatgacagcaacaacaacaacaataacaaagctggctacaacaacagcaacaacacaaaCAACAACCACAAATAA